In Eleginops maclovinus isolate JMC-PN-2008 ecotype Puerto Natales chromosome 10, JC_Emac_rtc_rv5, whole genome shotgun sequence, the following proteins share a genomic window:
- the LOC134871149 gene encoding stonustoxin subunit beta-like isoform X2 gives MDVAALGRPFTLGMLYDARKDELVPGLTLWDLNTIKDKISESPQQSSNFAVSASDTTESKSNMLDIEASLKVSFLSGLIEVGGSAKYLNDEKKFKNQSRVTFQYKATTNFKELSVHNVTLDAQQIEVIEKGLATHVVTGILYGANAFFVFDSEKLEANQVQDIQGSMQAVIKKIPGFDVEGKVDIKLTDEEKALTNKFSCKFYGDFNLKSNPATFQEAVQTYVELPQLLGEEGENSVPVKVWLMPLKHFDPKATELMTGISVELVRKVQDALEELKEAEMRCNDSLGDKLVEDFPQITKDLRTFQKLCGYYKSNIQQIMRQKVPSIREGKEDESSLEKVFEDRHQSPFNHDTLNRWLENKEREINVIRSCVDSMEGVKIVLNQTELDREVLAPGVEDALCFVFTSMIKGDVYLDEMADFLKSRKLGSTHEEQWYFSEEVLNTMREKAAFFQGSSKALKNNSKFRFLITSKTNEEYKGATIYHYRRGQLVTEDFQCQKPSSVESITDKRDLIWYACDLNLDPNTANGYLTLSDGNKKATCGNWKYYPSHPERFSEAPQVMCKEELSGCHYWEVEWSTSSYESVYAAVAYKGADRIQSKVSEFGYNSQSWTFGKYLYLHEQYLKGYHDNKRLFFEPYPSGGFRTLGVYLDWPAGTLSFYRVSSNTLTHLYTIRTKFTEPLIPGLWAYWSSNYAYLCPVDL, from the exons ATGGACGTTGCTGCCCTGGGACGACCTTTCACCCTCGGGATGCTGTATGACGCTCGGAAGGACGAACTGGTCCCAG GTTTGACATTGTGGGACCTTAACACTATAAAAGACAAGATATCTGAAAGCCCTCAGCAAAGCAGTAACTTTGCAGTTTCTGCATCTGATACCACTGAATCCAAGTCCAACATGCTGGATATTGAAGCTTCTCTGAAGGTCAGTTTCCTGAGTGGACTGATAGAAGTTGGAGGATCTGCTAAGTATCTGAATGATGAGAAGAAATTCAAGAATCAGAGCAGAGTGACCTTTCAGTACAAAGCTACCACCAACTTTAAGGAGTTGTCAGTGCATAATGTTACCCTGGACGCCCAACAGATTGAGGTTATTGAGAAGGGTTTGGCCACACATGTAGTCACAGGCATCCTGTATGGGGCAAATGCCTTCTTCGTGTTTGACAGTGAGAAGTTAGAAGCCAACCAAGTTCAGGACATCCAGGGCAGCATGCAGGCTGTGATAAAGAAGATCCCGGGTTTTGATGTTGAAGGGAAAGTTGACATCAAGCTGACTGATGAAGAGAAAGCCCTGACTAACAAATTCTCCTGCAAATTCTATGGAGACTTCAATCTCAAAAGCAACCCAGCAACATTTCAAGAGGCAGTGCAGACCTACGTAGAACTTCCACAGCTACtgggagaagaaggagagaatTCTGTCCCAGTGAAGGTCTGGCTGATGCCACTGAAACATTTTGATCCCAAAGCCACTGAGCTTATGACCGGGATCAGCGTGGAGTTAGTGAGGAAGGTGCAAGATGCTCTGGAAGAGTTAAAGGAAGCAGAAATGAGATGCAACGATTCTTTGGGAGACAAACTGGTAGAGGACTTCCCACAAATCACAAAAGACCTACGCACTTTCCAAAAGCTGTGTGGTTATTATAAATCTAACATCCAGCAGATCATGAGGCAGAAAGTTCCCTCCATCCGTGAAGGAAAGGAAGATGAGAGCTCACTGGAGAAAGTCTTTGAAGACCGACACCAGTCACCCTTCAACCACGACACACTGAACAGGTGgctggaaaacaaagagagagaaatcaaCGTCATCAGGTCCTGTGTCGACAGCATGGAGGGAGTGAAGATCGTCCTGAACCAGACCGAGCTGGACAGAGAGGTTCTTGCTCCAGGTGTAGAGGATGCTCTGTGCTTTGTTTTCACCTCCATGATAAAGGGTGATGTGTACCTTGATGAGATGGCTGACTTCTTGAAATCCCGCAAGTTAGGAAGTACCCATGAAGAGCAGTGGTACTTCTCCGAGGAAGTTCTGAACACAATGAGAGAAAAAGCTGCATTTTTCCAGGGTTCTTCCAAAGCGCTGAAGAACAACAGCAAATTCCGTTTCCTCATAACATCCAAAACCAATGAAGAGTACAAAGGAGCTACCATCTACCACTACAGGAGAGGCCAGCTGGTCACTGAAGACTTTCAATGTCAAAAGCCTTCTTCTGTGGAGAGCATCACAGACAAGAGAGATCTGATCTGGT ATGCCTGTGATCTCAACCTGGACCCAAACACTGCAAACGGCTATCTCACTCTGTCTGACGGAAACAAAAAGGCAACATGTGGAAACTGGAAGTATTATCCTTCTCATCCAGAGAGGTTTAGTGAAGCCCCACAGGTGATGTGCAAAGAGGAGTTATCTGGGTGCCATTACTGGGAGGTAGAGTGGAGCACTAGTTCCTATGAATCTGTTTATGCTGCTGTTGCATACAAGGGGGCTGACAGAATTCAAAGTAAAGTGAGCGAGTTCGGCTATAATTCACAATCCTGGACTTTTggcaaatatttgtatttacacgAACAATATCTAAAGGGGTACCATGACAATAAGAGGCTGTTTTTTGAACCCTATCCCTCCGGTGGCTTCCGTACATTGGGGGTGTATCTGGACTGGCCTGCTGGCACTTTGTCCTTCTACAGAGTCTCCTCTAACACCCTGACTCACCTGTACACCATACGCACCAAATTCACTGAGCCTCTCATCCCAGGTCTCTGGGCTTATTGGAGTTCCAACTATGCCTACCTGTGTCCAGTTGATTTGTAA
- the LOC134871149 gene encoding stonustoxin subunit beta-like isoform X1, with product MSSSRLYPVFWCFSWYCQKVGERTSDHMDVAALGRPFTLGMLYDARKDELVPGLTLWDLNTIKDKISESPQQSSNFAVSASDTTESKSNMLDIEASLKVSFLSGLIEVGGSAKYLNDEKKFKNQSRVTFQYKATTNFKELSVHNVTLDAQQIEVIEKGLATHVVTGILYGANAFFVFDSEKLEANQVQDIQGSMQAVIKKIPGFDVEGKVDIKLTDEEKALTNKFSCKFYGDFNLKSNPATFQEAVQTYVELPQLLGEEGENSVPVKVWLMPLKHFDPKATELMTGISVELVRKVQDALEELKEAEMRCNDSLGDKLVEDFPQITKDLRTFQKLCGYYKSNIQQIMRQKVPSIREGKEDESSLEKVFEDRHQSPFNHDTLNRWLENKEREINVIRSCVDSMEGVKIVLNQTELDREVLAPGVEDALCFVFTSMIKGDVYLDEMADFLKSRKLGSTHEEQWYFSEEVLNTMREKAAFFQGSSKALKNNSKFRFLITSKTNEEYKGATIYHYRRGQLVTEDFQCQKPSSVESITDKRDLIWYACDLNLDPNTANGYLTLSDGNKKATCGNWKYYPSHPERFSEAPQVMCKEELSGCHYWEVEWSTSSYESVYAAVAYKGADRIQSKVSEFGYNSQSWTFGKYLYLHEQYLKGYHDNKRLFFEPYPSGGFRTLGVYLDWPAGTLSFYRVSSNTLTHLYTIRTKFTEPLIPGLWAYWSSNYAYLCPVDL from the exons ATGTCTTCAAGTAGACTTTATCCAGTTTTTTGGTGTTTCAGTTGGTACTGTCAGAAA GTTGGAGAAAGGACCTCAGATCACATGGACGTTGCTGCCCTGGGACGACCTTTCACCCTCGGGATGCTGTATGACGCTCGGAAGGACGAACTGGTCCCAG GTTTGACATTGTGGGACCTTAACACTATAAAAGACAAGATATCTGAAAGCCCTCAGCAAAGCAGTAACTTTGCAGTTTCTGCATCTGATACCACTGAATCCAAGTCCAACATGCTGGATATTGAAGCTTCTCTGAAGGTCAGTTTCCTGAGTGGACTGATAGAAGTTGGAGGATCTGCTAAGTATCTGAATGATGAGAAGAAATTCAAGAATCAGAGCAGAGTGACCTTTCAGTACAAAGCTACCACCAACTTTAAGGAGTTGTCAGTGCATAATGTTACCCTGGACGCCCAACAGATTGAGGTTATTGAGAAGGGTTTGGCCACACATGTAGTCACAGGCATCCTGTATGGGGCAAATGCCTTCTTCGTGTTTGACAGTGAGAAGTTAGAAGCCAACCAAGTTCAGGACATCCAGGGCAGCATGCAGGCTGTGATAAAGAAGATCCCGGGTTTTGATGTTGAAGGGAAAGTTGACATCAAGCTGACTGATGAAGAGAAAGCCCTGACTAACAAATTCTCCTGCAAATTCTATGGAGACTTCAATCTCAAAAGCAACCCAGCAACATTTCAAGAGGCAGTGCAGACCTACGTAGAACTTCCACAGCTACtgggagaagaaggagagaatTCTGTCCCAGTGAAGGTCTGGCTGATGCCACTGAAACATTTTGATCCCAAAGCCACTGAGCTTATGACCGGGATCAGCGTGGAGTTAGTGAGGAAGGTGCAAGATGCTCTGGAAGAGTTAAAGGAAGCAGAAATGAGATGCAACGATTCTTTGGGAGACAAACTGGTAGAGGACTTCCCACAAATCACAAAAGACCTACGCACTTTCCAAAAGCTGTGTGGTTATTATAAATCTAACATCCAGCAGATCATGAGGCAGAAAGTTCCCTCCATCCGTGAAGGAAAGGAAGATGAGAGCTCACTGGAGAAAGTCTTTGAAGACCGACACCAGTCACCCTTCAACCACGACACACTGAACAGGTGgctggaaaacaaagagagagaaatcaaCGTCATCAGGTCCTGTGTCGACAGCATGGAGGGAGTGAAGATCGTCCTGAACCAGACCGAGCTGGACAGAGAGGTTCTTGCTCCAGGTGTAGAGGATGCTCTGTGCTTTGTTTTCACCTCCATGATAAAGGGTGATGTGTACCTTGATGAGATGGCTGACTTCTTGAAATCCCGCAAGTTAGGAAGTACCCATGAAGAGCAGTGGTACTTCTCCGAGGAAGTTCTGAACACAATGAGAGAAAAAGCTGCATTTTTCCAGGGTTCTTCCAAAGCGCTGAAGAACAACAGCAAATTCCGTTTCCTCATAACATCCAAAACCAATGAAGAGTACAAAGGAGCTACCATCTACCACTACAGGAGAGGCCAGCTGGTCACTGAAGACTTTCAATGTCAAAAGCCTTCTTCTGTGGAGAGCATCACAGACAAGAGAGATCTGATCTGGT ATGCCTGTGATCTCAACCTGGACCCAAACACTGCAAACGGCTATCTCACTCTGTCTGACGGAAACAAAAAGGCAACATGTGGAAACTGGAAGTATTATCCTTCTCATCCAGAGAGGTTTAGTGAAGCCCCACAGGTGATGTGCAAAGAGGAGTTATCTGGGTGCCATTACTGGGAGGTAGAGTGGAGCACTAGTTCCTATGAATCTGTTTATGCTGCTGTTGCATACAAGGGGGCTGACAGAATTCAAAGTAAAGTGAGCGAGTTCGGCTATAATTCACAATCCTGGACTTTTggcaaatatttgtatttacacgAACAATATCTAAAGGGGTACCATGACAATAAGAGGCTGTTTTTTGAACCCTATCCCTCCGGTGGCTTCCGTACATTGGGGGTGTATCTGGACTGGCCTGCTGGCACTTTGTCCTTCTACAGAGTCTCCTCTAACACCCTGACTCACCTGTACACCATACGCACCAAATTCACTGAGCCTCTCATCCCAGGTCTCTGGGCTTATTGGAGTTCCAACTATGCCTACCTGTGTCCAGTTGATTTGTAA